The Streptococcus iniae genome contains the following window.
TTGATACGGTTATTCTAACAAGGGCTAAGAATGAATGTCTACTAACTCTAACAGACCGCCGTAGTCGTCACCAGATTATCAGACTCATTCCGGATAAGTCTGCTCAGTCGGTCAATCATGCCTTAGAAAGTATAGTAAAGACTCACCCTATTCACTCTATTACAGCTGATAACGGAACTGAATTCAACAGACTTTCTCTTGTCTTTCCAAAAGAAGATATCTACTACGCACATCCCTACGCTTCCTGGGAAAGGGGAACGAATGAGAACCATAACAGACTGATCAGAAGATGGTTACCTAAAGGAACAAAGAAAACGACCCAAAGAGAGGTCGCATTCATTGAAAATTGGATAAACAACTATCCTAAGAAAATATTAGACTACAAATCTCCTAAAGAGTTTTTAACCGCTGGCTAACTTGGACTTGAAATTTAGCAATGGCTTGGGGGATGATTTGAATGCGGAAATCTAAAAGAAAATGAAATATACCTTGCTAAATGATAAGCCATGTGGTAGAATAGTTTAGTATGTGGTGCTAGCACATCAAAAACATATTCTACGTAGGAGGAAACAGATCAACATGGCTAAAGTATGTTATTTTACAGGTCGTAAAACCGTATCTGGTAACAACCGTTCACACGCAATGAACCAAACAAAACGTACAGTTAAACCAAATCTTCAAAAACTTACTGTTCTTATCGACGGTAAACCAAAAAAAGTTTGGGTTTCAG
Protein-coding sequences here:
- the rpmB gene encoding 50S ribosomal protein L28, whose amino-acid sequence is MAKVCYFTGRKTVSGNNRSHAMNQTKRTVKPNLQKLTVLIDGKPKKVWVSARALKSGKVERV